The following nucleotide sequence is from Erinaceus europaeus chromosome 8, mEriEur2.1, whole genome shotgun sequence.
GGGAAGTGGGCAGCGCTGGGGCAGAGGCGGGGCcggaggtggggggagctggCTGGGCACGGGGGAGTGGGGACAGTCCCAGGCAGTGGGTGGGCAGgcccatgacttccctgggcacccAGCTTTGCAGAGCAGTGCTCCTGGCTTCCATCCTGCTGCTGCTGTGGGCAAAGGGAGTGAGGCCTCAAAATGAAGACCAGGACTCTGAAGGGGAGGCTCAGAAAGACAACCTGCCCTCCATAGGTAGGTGGAGAAGGGGTGTGATGGCAGAGGTGAGGGGCCCTAATACTTTGGagtcaaagccccccccccccaatgactACTCAGGTCAGAAAAAAATCTGACCTGAGTTTGGGGTGTTGACCCTAAccctttatttgtttgctttgtgtTTAATTGTTGCCACGGTTATCTCTGGTGCTtgatgccaacactacaaatccaccactctcaagtagccattttttccttctctctctccttttcatttttttgcgtaggacaaagagaaattgagagaggagagggagataaagagggagagagacacctgcagatctgcttcacggctcatgaagtgtacccccccaggtggggagcagtgtaaGACAGAGCAGCTAAAAGGGGGCATTCCCCAGATCCCTCCTGTAGGGTTCTAGTTTGATTCTTACATGGAAGAATAGCAAGAGAGCCAGTCATGTTTGAGAGATGAGaatttattgggagaaagtaagttctgaaagagagaagaaagtacaagccGTGTAGGTatgtggaacacacacacacacacacacacacacacacacacacacacacacacacacacacacccacaccccatgCCTTCTGATCTTCCCAGCTTGACAGTTCCTACAGAGGAAGGGTAGGACCCTGGGGAGCTGTGCTTGAACCTTTGTCTTCAGGTGTTCTCTGCTTTGCAGTcaagtcagggagggagggatatgCAGACACATTGGGCTTCTAGCCCTGCCTCTAGGCCTTTCTCCAGGCTTCCTGCAAGGTGCAGGGAGTGAGGGGTGATGCTCTCTCTATGCTGCCCTCCAACAGCAGGAGCTTGGACCCTACTGtgttttagtttgttttgtttttcattgccaccagggttattgctggggcttgactaTCAATCCAGCCCTCCTAACAACTTTTTTAttcttctactttatttgattggacagagagaaattgagagagctggagctagagagaaaaagagagagagagagagagagctgcagatctgcttcacagctcaagTGTCTCCCAACTGTAGGTGCCCAAAACCTGCATCCAGCCCTGCTTTGTTGTTTGTCAAAGGGTCATGGAGAAGTTTCTAGAAAGAAGAGCATAGTCAGGGTCATATGTGGACAAGCTGAAATTACATGAGTCTTTCATGATCACAGGCTCATTTGTCTGAGAAGGAGGGGGGCTGTATTTGACTTCATCACTCTCAATGAGTGTGGACCCAGCCCATCACCCAGTGGATATAACATTTTGGGGGAGACAGTTTGAATTGGAAATGGGTTATATGTGCCCCCAAGTGGAGCAGTGTTTGAATGCACATCAGAAGAGACTCCAAACTAACTCTCAGACTCTGAGAAAATTCTGGTGCTTATCAGAGGGGACTGGGATGGGGAGGttggggggtagagagaggggtGTCTTTGGTGTGATGGCACCAGAcatttggtggtgggcatggtgagcatgcatgcacgtgtgtgtgtatgtgtgtgtgtgcgcacaaaATGACTTGCAGAATATTTACAACACTAATTCAATGTTAAATCAATACAAAAAAGTCAGGTATAAGTAAAGAGAAGAGGCCTCCAGATAGAATATCACCTCCCAAAACAAGGTCAAAGTTATGAGCACTTGGGCTGAATGCCCCAGATGATTAGATTTTTAGGAATATGACTTCACAGGCCCACAGGGTTTGTGTTAGTCACTGCACCCTCCACCAAAATTGTGTCCCATCTCCCATTATCCCCTCCCCCACAacccccatagttctcacagtcttagagatagtttggtcaaaccactccaccccctctcacactttttgtttttgaaagttcatgtttAGCTTCAGACATGTGAGTAGATGCCCTTTGGGACCTTTAGTCTTTTACTTATTTCGCTTAGcacaattacctccagttccatctactttATCCTAAAAGattcaatatcatctttttaaaaaaaaaaatatattgtaaacattttattttaatgtgagagatacagaaagagaggggagagaagcctTTCTGGGCTCTGGTTgaaagtggtgctagggattgaacctggggacactggagcctcaggcatgagtctttttgcataaccattaagctgtcatCATCACCCCAATATCATCTGTTTTACTGCAAATTAGTACACTATAGACGATGTAGTTATGACTTCTTGGGTCAATTATCTGCCATTGGTTGCTTAagttgtttctgtattttggtTCTTGTGAATGGCTCAGCTATGAACACAAGTCCCtatgtccttttgaattagtgttttcatgtcctctggataaatgcctaagactcAGACTGCTGGATCAGAAGGCAATTCCATTTTCTTTGCTTCATGATTCTCCAAACTGTTTCCTATGGAGGCTGCACCACCCTGCATTCTCTCCAGTAGAAGAAGAGTTGCTTTTCCTCTACTTCCTCACCAGTACTtgacatttcctgttttgttgacttATGCCATTGTTTTTACTGatatgaggtggaatctcaatgaggtcttaatttgcatttccttaaTGATAAAAGCTGTGAAgtacttttttcctgtctctgaaTACCTTAGAGGATGACTCTCTGCCCCATTCTCAGCACTGTCTGCTCTCCCCTGTTGCAGACCAGGATCAAGAACAGTTGGAAGAGCACTTCCTGGCCTCCTCGGTGGGTGAGATGTGGCAGGTGGTGGACATGGCCCAGCAGGAGGACCAAGAGATGTCCCAGGCCAGAGAGATCCATAATCACCTGTTTGACCTCGCCTTCTGCTtcaacctggccagcatcctggtttttttatgagagacatgGAGGCCGAGGTGGTGGCCTGGTTCCTGGAGGAGGACTTAGATGTTTATCTTGGCTTCATGATTGCTTACTGATCCTCTTCTGGGAAGG
It contains:
- the LLCFC1 gene encoding sperm-egg fusion protein LLCFC1, which codes for MTSLGTQLCRAVLLASILLLLWAKGVRPQNEDQDSEGEAQKDNLPSIDQDQEQLEEHFLASSVGEMWQVVDMAQQEDQEMSQAREIHNHLFDLAFCFNLASILVFL